GATAAAGACTTGTAAATTTATAAAAAATAAATATTCAGTATGTGGACAAGCAGTTTAATATCATAATAATTTTTACTTGAACTATTTACGGGTAGTGGTGGTTTATTATAAAAAATAGAAGGAGAAAAGTATGAACGAATTAAACGAACCAAAAAAACTTATGTCAATAGTAGAAGCGGCAAAATATTTTGGAATTGGAAGGGATTGCTTATATGCACTTTCTCGAACAGAGCCGGATATACCAATCTTAGTTGTTAATGGCCGAAAAAAAGTTAATATTCCTAAGATGGCCGAATGGCTTGATAATGCGACTGCTGCAGGTCGTGAATTATAGGAGGTACCTTGATGGTGAAAGCGCAAACAGTGGAACAGTATCAAATCATAAAATGGTTGGAGCAAAACTTTTACATTGAAGCTCTGAAAATATCTCTTATTGATAAAGCTACGGTACTCATTGAGGATATAAATGGAGAAACGGCAACAGTTAGGTATAAAAGTAAAAATGATATCGTGTTAGAACAGGAAAATAAGTTGAATAGGGAGAGTGAACAAAGTGCCTGAGCACAGAATCAAAGCTTATAGGAATAAAATTAAGGCTGTAGGATTGCAAGGGGAAGAATTACGCCAGTACATAATTAAAAACTTTCAGGAACTGGGGTTCCCAAAGAAAGGAACGGCAATGTGGTTTTATCACAATTGTTTATAAAATTAATACATGTTAGATGTTGCATCAGATTTTCTTAAACATCACAAATTATTATTCGATGAATAGTGGTTTGTGGTGTTTTTATTTTCTTAAGGAATTAAAGATTTGATTAAAGGAGTGTGAAATATGAACGAAAGAGAATTTTTACAGGGAGAAATAAAAAAAACGGTTGATCGGCTGCATGATGTGAAATTTTTAAAGATACTATGTGGTTTGTTGAATGAAATTTATAGAAGGGAAGATAAAAAATGATTGGAGCAAAGGCAGGTTATGATATAAAAAAATATGAGGTTAAGAATTTTCTATCCGAAGGTATGCGAAAAATCGAAAGACAAATTGTAAATGTAAATTCTGAAATGGCAATGGATGTGTGCGATGAAGTTTATACAGAAGAAGAACAGAATTTTATGGCGATGCAAGTGACCAAGTTTAACATTATTGAAATGTTGTTAGAAACAGATGATAAAGAGCGCATAATTTTTCTGCATGATTTTCTCAATGCTTATTTGAAGGATAAAAAATCAAATACAAAGCAAAACACAAATAAAAGGGGAAATTTATATGAATGAAGAGATAAAAGAAATTACCGAGTTATTAGAACTACAAAAAGATTATATATTAGTTAAAAAAGTTTTAGCATATGTAAAAGCATATATTCATTATAAGAGCAAAAGGAGTGCATAGAAATGAGAGAAGAATTAATAAAGAAAATTATTCAAAATTTAGAGTTTGGAACTGATGAATTTTTAGAAGAAGTAAGCGAGATGTTGATTGGATGCCGGGAGGCAACCGAAAAAGTGGAAATTGAAAGAGGACTGCTGTTCAGCAGGGTTGCTGATATCATAACTGAAATTGCGGACATCTGTATTACTAACGAGAGTAACGACAGAGTTGAAGCAATCGGAGCAAATATAATCTGTGACAGCAAAGATAGCGTACTATTTATTCTCCAGCTATGTACTGATAAGATAATACTAGAGGTTAATGGCAAATTTGTTCTTGAGATTAATGCACAAAGCCCAGTGCTGATAGCGTTCAAAGAGTTGTTTGAACAATTGAATTATTCGTATCCAGAATATATGGGACAGGCTTAAATGCTTGTTTTATCACTTAAGTAGGTGATTATAAATGGCAAGACCAAAAAAACAAACAGTTGAATACTTTCCCCATTACACTACAAGCGGAAAGACGCTTTTTATATTAGAAAGTAATTACGGCAATAATGGCTATGCATTTTGGTTTAAATTACTTGAGTTGCTCGGAGGAACAAACGGAATGTATTATGACTGCAATAATGTCCCCGATTTAGAGTTCCTGTTAGCAAAAACTCATGTAAACAAGGAAACTGCATACAACATCCTTAATATACTGGCAGATTTAGAAACAATTGATAAAGAATTATGGTATAAAAGTAAAATTATATGGTGCCAAAACTTGATTAACAACGTAACTGATGCGTTCAAAAGAAGAATATCAGAAATACCAAAAAAGCCATTATTGCATACAGAAACCCCAATGAAAGAGAGTAAATGTATACAGAAACCCTCTGCAAGTGACATTTCTACCGACAAAAACGGGGAAAGTAAAGTAAAAGAAAGTAAAGTAAATAATAAAAAGAATAATGTGCATTCTGCGAATGCTACTGATGCATTTTTTGAAACCGTATGGAAATTGTATCCGAATAAAAAAGGCAAGACAGCTGTATCAAAAAAATCTAAAGATGCTATCTATAAACTGGGTATTGAAAAAATAACTGCGGCAATTGAGTCATATAAAAAAGAATTGGCAAAAGAGACATGGAAGCAACCAATGAACGGAAGCACATTTTTTAATGGGAGGTTTACAGATTATTTATCTATAGAATCAGAAAAGGCATCACCTACGGCTGCAGAAAACAAAACTTATAACAGCGATGACGAAAATCCATATGCTAATCCTGAACTTATGGAACAAATGGCAAGAGAAGCGGGCATTCCAAAAATTAATTTTGATGACTATGACGATTACGAGGGCTGATAGAATGGACGATTTACAGGAGCAATTATATAAAATAATACCTCACTTGGGGCAATACAAAGAAAAAGGCAATGAAATAATTCCGGTATATTGTCCTTTCTGCTACGGCGGGAAACATAAAGATAAAGAGACCTTTGCTATAAATAAGCTTACAGGTGCGTATAATTGCTTGCGTGGCAGCTGTAATCAAACAGGAAATTTATTCACGTTAGCAAAACATTTAGGGGTTGATATAGTGGCAGAAAGGCAATCATATTTCAGGGAATACAGGAAGCCTAAAAAAGCATATAAAATGCCGGAAGTAACATATAGGAACCTATCTAAGAATGTTATTGATTACTTTGAAAAAAGAGGTATATCTGAGGAAACATTAATAAAAAATAAAGTTACTTCTGATGAAAAAGAAAACATAGTTTTTAATTATTATCTCAATGGCGAATTGGTTTTTATTAAATATAAAATTCCACGAAAACCAAGAGGTAATGAAAGAAAATCATGGAGAGAAGCAGATACGCGTCCTGTGCTGTATGGTATGGATGATTGTGATCTCACATATCCATTGATAATTATCGAAGGTGAGCCGGACAAGCTGGTCTTGGATGAATGCGGAATAAGAAATGCTGTATCAATACCAAGCGGTACTAATGATTTCACCTGGATTGATGAATGCTGGGAATGGTTAGAAAAATTTGATGAAGTAATTATATGGGGTGATAATGATAGTGCAGGTAAGGGATTTCAACAGGAAGCCATTGCAAGGCTTGATGATTGGAAGTTAAGAGTAGTCAAATGCGAATATAAAGATGCTAATGATATGCTATACCGTATTTCCAAAGAAAAAGGGACAGATGAAGCTAAAAATGCTGTCAAAGAGCATATAAATAATGCGTCTATAGTCAAGAAAGAATACATAACAAATCTTGCTGATGTGAAACGAAAGGACTATAGAAACATAAAAGCAATATCCACCGGTTTTAAGGAATTGGATAACTTAATAGGTGGCATGTACGGTGGTATGCTAGTTATATGGACAGGCTATAACGGAAGCGGTAAAAGCACTATATTGTCAAATATAATTTTGAATGGCATAGAAATAGGAAGCAGGGCTTTTGTATATTCCGGAGAACTTCCAAAGGAAGATTTTAAAGAGTGGATGGATTTGCAACTTTCAGGAAAAAATTATCTGGCTTTATATGATTGTCCTGTAAAAAAGCAATCAATATCTATTCCGAACAGTAAATATTATAAATATTTTGATGAGTTTTATGATGAAAAAATATTCTTGTTTGATACAGAAGATTATGCGACGGATAATGAAATCATATCAGCTATGACATATATGGCTAAACGAGAAGGCATTAAAGTCTTTGCCATAGATAACATGCTGACAATGAACATAACAGAAGTAGGTGACAGCAACGAAAAACAAGCAAAGTTAATTATCAAATTAAAGGGATTTGCAAGAAAATTTAATGCAGTAGTTCACTTAGTTGCTCATCCAAGAAAGCCAGGGCAAGGACAAATAAGAGTAGATAAATATTCTGTCAGCGGTACGGCTAATATTACAGATTTAGCTGATAGAGTTATAGGGTTTCACAGATTAACAAAAGAAGAAAAAGAGAAAAATGAAATTTATTCAAATTATAATAATGCTTTGATTGTTTTCAAAGATAGAAAATTTGGTGTATTTGACAGAGAAATTTTATTCAAGTTTGACTATTTTTCTAAGAGGTATTATACAGATGTTTTAGAAAGAGACAAAGAATATTCATGGGTTGATAATATAAAAAAACAAGAGCCAAGGCAAATAGAGATTGAAAAAGCTCCATGGGATTGAGAGGTATTCAGATGACAAAACAAGAATACAATAAACATTTAGCAAGATATCACAAGGCTATGAATTGGTATCATGGTTCAAAGGATATGAAAAAGCAAGAAAAATATTTGCCTGATTTTGAAAAAATATTAAGCGACTTAGAACAGGGCTGTGCAGAGTTAAAGCCTAACGAACATGAGATTATAAATGGATTTAAAATATAATTTGGAAGGATTAGAAAATGAATACTATTTTATATAAAACAATAAAAAAAGCTGTAAAGAAAAATGAAGATAATATTAAAAAGTCAGGCGCATTTGTACCGTATTCTGTAAGCTTGCGGAATATGTGTAAAATTTATAACGTTGAAATTTTCTTCAATAAAATTTGCGATAACATTTTTGAGGAAATTGAAAAAGATGCATGTCAGGGTGAATTTGTAATGATAAAGTTAGAAAATTATGCAGATTTACGTTTTGACGAAAATGGATTATTGATATTTTCAAGTATTTTGTCTAAATACTTTGATAGACCTGAGCTAATAAAATTGCGTAAATATTTAAAATCACTGAATGATGCAAAACGAGTTAAGCAAGGGATTAGATATGAAATTGATAATCTTGACGTATATGAGTTGAAGCAATGTATTAAATTGCTGGAGAGTGGTGTTGTAAAAAACAGTCCTGAATTACTTGACATGTACAAAACGGCACTTG
Above is a window of Sedimentibacter sp. MB35-C1 DNA encoding:
- a CDS encoding DNA-binding protein — protein: MNELNEPKKLMSIVEAAKYFGIGRDCLYALSRTEPDIPILVVNGRKKVNIPKMAEWLDNATAAGREL
- a CDS encoding Lin1244/Lin1753 domain-containing protein; amino-acid sequence: MARPKKQTVEYFPHYTTSGKTLFILESNYGNNGYAFWFKLLELLGGTNGMYYDCNNVPDLEFLLAKTHVNKETAYNILNILADLETIDKELWYKSKIIWCQNLINNVTDAFKRRISEIPKKPLLHTETPMKESKCIQKPSASDISTDKNGESKVKESKVNNKKNNVHSANATDAFFETVWKLYPNKKGKTAVSKKSKDAIYKLGIEKITAAIESYKKELAKETWKQPMNGSTFFNGRFTDYLSIESEKASPTAAENKTYNSDDENPYANPELMEQMAREAGIPKINFDDYDDYEG
- a CDS encoding DnaB-like helicase C-terminal domain-containing protein codes for the protein MDDLQEQLYKIIPHLGQYKEKGNEIIPVYCPFCYGGKHKDKETFAINKLTGAYNCLRGSCNQTGNLFTLAKHLGVDIVAERQSYFREYRKPKKAYKMPEVTYRNLSKNVIDYFEKRGISEETLIKNKVTSDEKENIVFNYYLNGELVFIKYKIPRKPRGNERKSWREADTRPVLYGMDDCDLTYPLIIIEGEPDKLVLDECGIRNAVSIPSGTNDFTWIDECWEWLEKFDEVIIWGDNDSAGKGFQQEAIARLDDWKLRVVKCEYKDANDMLYRISKEKGTDEAKNAVKEHINNASIVKKEYITNLADVKRKDYRNIKAISTGFKELDNLIGGMYGGMLVIWTGYNGSGKSTILSNIILNGIEIGSRAFVYSGELPKEDFKEWMDLQLSGKNYLALYDCPVKKQSISIPNSKYYKYFDEFYDEKIFLFDTEDYATDNEIISAMTYMAKREGIKVFAIDNMLTMNITEVGDSNEKQAKLIIKLKGFARKFNAVVHLVAHPRKPGQGQIRVDKYSVSGTANITDLADRVIGFHRLTKEEKEKNEIYSNYNNALIVFKDRKFGVFDREILFKFDYFSKRYYTDVLERDKEYSWVDNIKKQEPRQIEIEKAPWD